The proteins below come from a single Roseiflexus sp. RS-1 genomic window:
- a CDS encoding (Fe-S)-binding protein codes for MEAEMRAFVDSLRKNITAEDVVNLEACLNCKMCGEACAWYLVTGDEKLHPTHKTGFIRQIYQRYMTVEGQVGGALGLVPTPTVADLQENMRYFWACTACGRCTLACPTGISIRRIVRLARAAYSDSGLSHANPTIRSIVENTERYRHSFGLTVPQVIGRVGLFLRSEGIEVPVDVHGAEMLFVCPAAGNTKIPDYGIKLIKILNAAGVSYTVSPYVIDTGTEIDHIAVHHNLSRQMLEEWEQEADRLGVEKILLVECGCDARTLYAEASETLGRPFRYPIISVDTLMLDLIKQGRLPVEKIDTKITLHDPCYATRLSGLGDTFRELLNLVSNNFIEMTPNREHNYCCNGGAGGMRLPENTELRRKISVLKANQIRATGAEYVTSPCVVCTLSLEDTCHTYGLAQPGERMALVLFEVVYDAMEPALAKRGELDRMYVPAELRNRDHDFFLAHSIEGRMAALMQSPEFPALLDWLERDEIVKRFSTTHPQVYEHLRSLREMTTPSMPAMRARAVAGQ; via the coding sequence ATGGAAGCGGAAATGCGCGCCTTTGTCGACTCATTGCGCAAGAACATCACTGCCGAGGATGTCGTCAATCTCGAAGCGTGTCTGAACTGCAAGATGTGTGGTGAAGCATGCGCCTGGTATCTGGTCACCGGCGACGAAAAACTGCATCCAACCCACAAAACCGGTTTTATACGCCAGATTTACCAGCGCTACATGACGGTCGAGGGACAGGTTGGAGGCGCGCTCGGACTGGTTCCCACACCCACGGTCGCCGATCTTCAGGAGAACATGCGCTATTTCTGGGCATGCACCGCCTGCGGACGCTGCACCCTCGCCTGTCCGACGGGCATCAGCATCCGCCGGATTGTGCGCCTGGCAAGGGCAGCCTACTCCGACTCCGGATTGAGCCATGCCAACCCTACCATCCGATCGATTGTCGAAAACACCGAGCGCTACCGCCACAGTTTCGGCTTGACCGTCCCCCAGGTGATCGGGCGAGTCGGGCTTTTCCTGCGCAGCGAAGGAATCGAAGTACCGGTCGATGTGCACGGCGCCGAGATGCTCTTCGTCTGCCCGGCAGCCGGTAACACCAAAATCCCCGATTACGGCATCAAATTGATCAAGATCCTCAATGCTGCCGGGGTCAGTTACACGGTCTCACCGTATGTGATCGACACCGGCACCGAGATCGATCATATTGCCGTCCACCACAATCTTTCGCGGCAAATGCTGGAGGAGTGGGAACAGGAGGCGGATCGGTTGGGTGTCGAGAAGATCCTGCTGGTGGAATGTGGCTGCGATGCGCGCACGCTCTACGCCGAGGCGTCGGAGACGCTGGGACGTCCATTCCGCTACCCGATCATCAGTGTCGATACGTTGATGCTCGATCTGATCAAACAGGGGCGCCTGCCGGTAGAGAAGATCGACACCAAGATCACCCTGCACGACCCATGTTACGCCACCCGTCTCTCCGGTCTCGGCGACACCTTCCGCGAACTGTTGAACCTGGTCTCCAACAATTTCATCGAAATGACCCCCAACCGCGAGCACAACTACTGCTGCAACGGCGGCGCAGGCGGCATGCGTCTGCCGGAAAACACCGAACTGCGCCGCAAGATCTCGGTGCTGAAAGCCAATCAGATCCGTGCAACCGGCGCGGAGTATGTCACCTCGCCGTGCGTCGTCTGCACCCTCTCGCTGGAAGACACCTGCCACACCTATGGACTGGCGCAACCCGGCGAACGCATGGCGCTGGTGCTGTTCGAGGTGGTCTACGATGCGATGGAACCGGCACTGGCGAAGCGCGGCGAACTGGATCGTATGTATGTCCCGGCAGAACTGCGGAACCGTGACCACGACTTCTTCCTGGCGCACAGCATCGAAGGGCGGATGGCGGCGCTGATGCAATCACCGGAGTTCCCGGCGCTGCTCGACTGGCTGGAGCGTGATGAGATCGTCAAACGCTTCAGCACGACCCATCCGCAGGTGTATGAGCATTTGCGCTCACTGCGTGAAATGACAACGCCGTCGATGCCGGCGATGCGTGCGCGTGCAGTGGCAGGTCAGTAG
- the glgP gene encoding alpha-glucan family phosphorylase: MAEAEEASLNIRSADLLFTPIPERIARLRDLAYNLWWTWHPEAQDLYRHIDADLWEEDYHNPVDFLRDVRQRKLEEAAANPEYLAEYDRVMAAFDRYMAAEDTWYRRTFGNANDVTIAYFSAEFGLHESLPIYSGGLGVLAGDHVKEASDLGLPFVAVGFIYPQGYFRQRLDQSGWQEAIYSKLNFADIAATQALTADGREVVVEVDLPGRTIYAKVYRIQVGRVSLFLMDTDIHPNSPQDRELSARLYGGDQEMRIAQEIVLGIGGVRALRQLGIHPTVWHMNEGHSAFLVLELVREKVAQGMPFDEAWREVRAQSVFTTHTPVPAGNDAFPLHLMEKYFNHFWPHLGLTREQFFDLALQQQSWGPTFAMTVLALKGSHAHNGVSKLHGHVARGMWHWLYPNVPQDEVPITSVTNGIHSSTWLAPAMRRLYDEVLGPDWEEDLDNVALWAKVRDIPDERLWEVRQALKGDLVAIARERVRQRHLRLGSPPQVWPVLEPEIFTIGFARRFATYKRATLLFREPERLKALLNRRDRPVQIIFAGKAHPADDPGKLFIQQVYQMSQQPGFLGRILFLEEYDMALARALVQGVDVWLNTPRRPYEASGTSGQKAALNGVVNVSVLDGWWPEAYNGANGWAVGEAREYSSQDEQDWNDAQHLYRILEQEVIPTYYDRGSDGIPHRWLAISKESIATIAPVFSTRRMVKEYVTRLYLPVAEMQA, translated from the coding sequence ATGGCTGAAGCAGAGGAGGCGTCCTTGAACATCAGAAGCGCCGATTTACTCTTTACACCGATTCCTGAGCGGATCGCCCGTCTCCGCGATCTGGCGTACAACCTGTGGTGGACCTGGCATCCAGAAGCCCAGGATCTCTACCGTCATATCGACGCTGATCTGTGGGAAGAGGACTACCACAATCCGGTCGACTTTTTGCGCGACGTGCGGCAGCGCAAACTGGAGGAAGCGGCAGCCAACCCGGAATATCTGGCTGAATACGACCGGGTCATGGCCGCGTTCGACCGGTACATGGCTGCTGAAGACACCTGGTATCGGCGCACGTTTGGCAACGCCAACGACGTGACGATTGCCTACTTCTCGGCAGAATTCGGTCTGCACGAGTCGCTGCCGATCTATTCGGGCGGTCTTGGCGTGCTGGCGGGTGACCACGTGAAAGAGGCGAGCGATCTGGGCTTGCCGTTTGTTGCGGTCGGCTTCATCTACCCGCAGGGGTATTTCCGGCAGCGTCTGGACCAGAGCGGCTGGCAGGAGGCGATCTATTCCAAGTTGAACTTCGCCGACATCGCAGCCACGCAGGCGTTGACTGCCGACGGGCGTGAGGTGGTCGTCGAGGTCGATCTGCCGGGTCGCACCATCTACGCCAAGGTCTACCGCATTCAGGTGGGCCGGGTATCGCTGTTCCTGATGGATACGGACATTCATCCAAACAGTCCGCAGGATCGCGAGTTATCGGCGCGGTTGTACGGCGGCGACCAGGAGATGCGGATTGCGCAGGAGATCGTGCTGGGCATCGGCGGTGTGCGGGCGCTGCGTCAACTCGGCATTCACCCGACGGTCTGGCATATGAACGAGGGGCATTCTGCGTTCCTGGTGCTCGAACTGGTGCGTGAGAAGGTTGCTCAGGGCATGCCGTTCGATGAAGCATGGCGCGAGGTGCGCGCGCAATCGGTCTTTACCACGCACACGCCGGTTCCCGCCGGCAACGACGCTTTCCCGCTCCACCTGATGGAGAAGTATTTCAACCATTTCTGGCCCCATCTCGGATTGACCCGCGAACAATTCTTCGACCTGGCGCTGCAACAGCAGAGTTGGGGACCGACCTTCGCCATGACGGTGCTGGCGCTGAAGGGGTCGCACGCGCACAATGGTGTCAGCAAACTGCACGGTCACGTGGCGCGTGGCATGTGGCACTGGCTCTACCCGAACGTGCCGCAGGACGAAGTGCCGATCACGTCGGTGACGAACGGTATTCACAGCAGCACATGGCTGGCGCCGGCCATGCGTCGCCTGTATGATGAAGTGCTTGGTCCTGATTGGGAAGAGGACCTTGACAATGTTGCGCTCTGGGCGAAGGTGCGAGACATTCCCGACGAGCGGTTGTGGGAAGTGCGTCAGGCGCTCAAAGGTGATCTCGTGGCAATTGCGCGCGAGCGCGTTCGTCAGCGTCATTTGCGCCTGGGATCGCCACCGCAGGTCTGGCCCGTGCTTGAACCGGAGATTTTCACAATCGGCTTTGCACGCCGGTTCGCCACGTACAAGCGCGCAACGCTGCTGTTCCGCGAACCCGAACGGCTCAAGGCGCTGCTCAACCGTCGTGACCGTCCGGTGCAGATCATTTTTGCCGGTAAAGCCCATCCGGCTGACGATCCGGGAAAATTGTTCATCCAGCAGGTTTACCAGATGTCGCAGCAACCGGGGTTCCTTGGGCGCATCCTGTTCCTCGAAGAGTACGACATGGCGCTGGCGCGCGCACTGGTGCAGGGGGTTGATGTCTGGCTCAATACGCCGCGTCGTCCCTACGAAGCAAGCGGCACCAGCGGTCAGAAAGCGGCGCTGAACGGCGTTGTCAATGTCAGCGTCCTCGATGGCTGGTGGCCCGAAGCGTATAACGGCGCTAACGGCTGGGCTGTCGGCGAAGCGCGCGAGTACAGCAGTCAAGACGAGCAGGACTGGAACGACGCACAGCATCTGTACCGCATCCTGGAGCAGGAAGTGATCCCAACCTACTACGACCGCGGTTCCGACGGGATTCCACACCGCTGGCTGGCGATCAGCAAAGAGTCCATCGCCACCATCGCACCGGTGTTCAGCACCCGCCGTATGGTCAAGGAGTATGTGACCCGGTTGTACCTGCCGGTGGCGGAAATGCAGGCATAG
- a CDS encoding PspA/IM30 family protein: MSIFVRIRDILSANINALLDNAEDPEKMANEYLRQLANQEYEVKTSVAAAMADLARLNRMEAQYLAETESWDRKAEAALRAGDEALAKAALARKVQASKLYEQYRDQSDAQEKQVEQLEQALVQLQTRIAEVQAKRDMIIAKKNRAQTHEAIQRTVRQATRISAMDKLDQLESRVDERLDRAEAMTKLEGDTLENKFRNLERDTAVDAEFEELKRRLGQG, encoded by the coding sequence ATGTCGATCTTCGTTCGCATCCGAGACATTCTGAGCGCCAACATCAACGCCCTGCTCGACAATGCGGAGGACCCGGAGAAAATGGCGAATGAGTATCTGCGCCAGCTGGCCAACCAGGAATATGAGGTGAAAACCAGCGTTGCGGCGGCAATGGCGGACCTGGCGCGGCTGAACCGTATGGAGGCGCAATATCTGGCAGAGACGGAAAGTTGGGACCGCAAAGCAGAGGCAGCGCTGCGCGCCGGTGATGAAGCGCTGGCAAAAGCCGCTTTGGCGCGCAAAGTGCAGGCCAGCAAACTCTACGAGCAGTACCGCGATCAGTCGGATGCGCAGGAAAAGCAGGTCGAACAACTGGAGCAGGCGCTGGTGCAGTTGCAGACACGCATCGCCGAAGTGCAGGCCAAGCGCGATATGATCATTGCGAAGAAGAACCGTGCGCAGACCCACGAAGCCATTCAGCGCACCGTGCGTCAGGCGACGCGTATCTCGGCGATGGATAAACTGGATCAACTGGAGAGCCGCGTCGATGAGCGCCTCGATCGGGCTGAGGCGATGACGAAACTCGAAGGGGATACGCTGGAGAACAAGTTCCGCAATCTGGAGCGCGACACTGCTGTGGACGCGGAATTTGAGGAGTTGAAGCGACGGTTGGGTCAGGGTTGA
- a CDS encoding DNA-methyltransferase, translating to MNRHHPPIPVEIERLPKHLQPTFLKLYSADHPENGGMYFLEPDNIYCGDARQLLPQIEPNSIALSVWSPPYFVGKEYEEHLSFDEWKDLLRTVIHLHFPIIKPGGFLVINIADILVFKDPHMPRIQAEAVNRKRSPVTREDILRAIEQHPDFNRYQLAELLGCSEQTIDRRLNGNNIRGGKYDIQTRVKIVGGLVEEWALDAGFFTYDRRIWVKDAAWENSRWASLSYRSVDEFEYIFFFWKPGVTKFDRRRLSSDEWRDWGSRGVWRIPSVRSNDDHEAKFPVELPSRAIKLLTDPGDIVLDCFIGSGTTAIAAIRAGRRYIGIDILQKYVDLARNNIRRELQQISMEI from the coding sequence ATGAACCGTCACCATCCACCTATCCCTGTTGAAATCGAACGGCTTCCCAAACATTTACAACCGACATTTCTCAAACTCTATAGCGCAGATCATCCAGAAAATGGCGGCATGTATTTCCTTGAGCCAGACAACATCTACTGTGGCGATGCCCGCCAACTTTTGCCCCAAATAGAGCCGAACAGCATTGCCTTGAGTGTATGGTCGCCGCCATACTTCGTCGGGAAAGAGTATGAAGAGCATCTTTCCTTCGATGAGTGGAAAGATCTTCTTCGTACTGTGATACATTTACACTTTCCAATTATCAAGCCCGGTGGTTTTCTGGTCATCAACATTGCAGATATACTGGTGTTTAAGGATCCCCACATGCCTCGCATCCAGGCAGAGGCAGTCAACAGGAAGCGATCTCCCGTTACCAGGGAAGATATTCTGCGAGCAATTGAACAACACCCTGACTTTAATCGTTATCAGCTCGCAGAACTTTTAGGTTGCAGCGAGCAGACAATAGACAGACGACTCAACGGCAACAATATCCGCGGCGGTAAATATGACATCCAAACCCGGGTCAAGATCGTGGGGGGTCTTGTTGAAGAATGGGCGCTGGATGCAGGCTTTTTCACTTACGACCGGCGGATATGGGTCAAGGATGCCGCATGGGAAAACTCTCGCTGGGCAAGTCTTTCCTATCGCTCTGTTGACGAGTTTGAATATATTTTCTTTTTCTGGAAACCTGGTGTTACTAAGTTTGACCGGAGAAGATTATCTTCTGATGAATGGCGAGATTGGGGATCGAGAGGAGTATGGCGCATTCCCTCGGTCCGGTCAAACGATGATCACGAGGCAAAATTTCCGGTCGAATTGCCTTCCAGAGCCATCAAACTTCTTACCGATCCGGGTGATATTGTGCTGGATTGTTTTATTGGAAGCGGTACAACAGCAATAGCAGCGATCCGTGCTGGTCGTCGGTATATAGGCATCGATATTCTCCAGAAGTATGTTGATCTGGCAAGAAATAATATCAGGAGGGAGTTACAGCAAATTAGTATGGAGATATAA
- a CDS encoding BglI family type II restriction endonuclease, with product MFLDEKYLKENPEKVEEIEKSTLRMVVQAIYDYRSKAQEIFEKEVDLVSDIGEDITREALERLGMHRIDQRLFGKIDYKCACYLFHPDYAVRQALFVDSKAEEGGSQTATLQMSQISMRVRQKRSGKSIDISGEIEPLIKINDNHYLTTTIFVKYNYRVVQSRKELTSILVTAVPNGILQDTYNPDDNDTIWLAGRDAPTRKEKFRVRLSFDRLKKKAAWRVQVIPMPPDDFHWNA from the coding sequence ATGTTTTTGGATGAGAAATATCTGAAAGAAAACCCGGAAAAGGTAGAAGAGATTGAAAAATCAACCTTAAGGATGGTAGTTCAGGCCATTTACGACTATCGATCCAAAGCTCAAGAGATATTCGAGAAGGAGGTTGACCTTGTATCTGATATTGGCGAAGACATAACCAGAGAAGCTCTAGAGCGTCTGGGTATGCACAGAATCGACCAAAGACTGTTCGGAAAAATCGACTATAAGTGTGCTTGTTATTTGTTTCATCCAGACTACGCGGTAAGGCAGGCTCTTTTTGTTGACTCAAAAGCAGAGGAAGGCGGTTCACAAACTGCGACTCTGCAAATGTCTCAAATTTCGATGCGAGTCAGGCAAAAACGTTCCGGCAAATCCATTGATATTTCAGGAGAAATAGAGCCGCTAATAAAAATAAATGATAATCATTATCTGACAACGACCATATTCGTTAAGTACAATTATAGGGTCGTTCAGTCAAGGAAAGAGTTAACTAGCATCCTCGTTACGGCTGTTCCTAATGGAATTTTACAGGATACATATAATCCTGATGATAACGATACTATCTGGCTTGCCGGGCGGGATGCCCCCACACGAAAGGAGAAGTTCAGAGTTCGTTTGAGTTTCGATCGTCTCAAAAAAAAGGCTGCGTGGCGCGTTCAGGTTATTCCAATGCCTCCTGATGACTTTCATTGGAACGCATAG
- a CDS encoding SulP family inorganic anion transporter, whose translation MLAALQKFPATIARPVEVVRGYSLETLRADLVAGITVGLVLLPQALAFSLLAGLPPEMGLYSAIVASIVGALWGSSSHLHTGPTNTASLLTLSVILPLATPGTPEFIAAAGMLAILAGALRLAFGLARLGLLVNFVSDSVAVGFTAGAGILIMSNQIAPILRIDLPMGASLVDTFVLSAASIERTHLPSLILGVATIVLIAALQRVQRRLPTLLIALIIVSLVAWMLRLEEAGVRTLGALPQSLPPFANLPLFDLNLIGALANGALAVAIIGLVEASAIARAIATHSQQRLDSNQEFIGQGLANICAGLFSGYPCSGSFNRSALSLQAGARTGMGNAFSGIFVLLAIFPLAPLVAHLPRPVLAGALAITAWSMVDYRAIARIWRADRTDGAISLITLAATLLVPLQFAIISGVLMSLGAYLWRTSAPRVQSVLPDADFRHWEYQPHLPMCPQLAVVDVLGDLYFGAVNHVEEQMNALMTQNPSQRFLLLRMHSVQRCDISGIKMLQMIVRQYRDRGGGVYFVRVRPPVRQIMDVSGFTQYVGEDHFLDEDHAIDYLFHRVLDPAVCIYECEVKAFRECQNLPKRPLPAEAIPLLPTNVAPAPGSTIEPRELWRQIRSASPPRVIDVREPREYRQGHIPGAELLPLYELLTNPDQVSRDRPVVLVCRSGHRSERAAAALLSRGFGRVTILSGGMLAWEASDLLMAVEFGGER comes from the coding sequence ATGCTTGCTGCCTTGCAGAAATTCCCCGCAACAATCGCGCGTCCTGTAGAGGTCGTGCGCGGCTATTCTCTCGAGACTCTGCGCGCCGACCTGGTAGCAGGCATAACCGTCGGGCTTGTGCTGCTGCCACAGGCGCTGGCATTTTCGCTCCTGGCGGGTCTGCCGCCGGAAATGGGGTTGTACTCCGCTATCGTCGCTTCAATCGTTGGCGCGCTCTGGGGATCATCGAGCCATCTGCACACCGGTCCGACGAATACGGCATCCCTGCTCACCCTCTCGGTCATCCTGCCGCTCGCCACGCCTGGCACGCCTGAGTTTATTGCCGCAGCTGGCATGCTTGCGATCCTCGCCGGTGCGCTGCGCCTTGCCTTCGGTCTGGCGCGCCTGGGACTGCTGGTCAACTTCGTTTCCGACTCGGTCGCCGTTGGGTTCACAGCAGGCGCCGGCATTCTCATTATGTCCAATCAAATTGCGCCGATCCTGCGAATCGATCTTCCGATGGGTGCAAGTCTGGTCGATACGTTTGTTCTGAGTGCAGCCTCTATCGAACGCACCCACCTGCCGAGTCTCATCCTGGGTGTCGCAACCATCGTTCTCATTGCGGCGCTTCAACGGGTTCAGCGTCGCCTGCCGACCTTGCTCATCGCGCTGATCATCGTGTCCCTGGTCGCCTGGATGCTGCGCCTGGAGGAAGCCGGTGTGCGCACCCTGGGGGCGCTGCCGCAGTCGCTCCCTCCGTTCGCCAATCTGCCGCTCTTCGATCTGAATCTGATTGGCGCACTGGCAAATGGTGCGCTGGCGGTCGCCATCATCGGGTTGGTGGAAGCATCGGCAATTGCTCGCGCGATAGCGACCCACTCGCAACAACGCCTCGACAGTAATCAGGAGTTTATCGGACAGGGGCTGGCAAACATCTGTGCCGGTCTGTTTTCGGGATATCCGTGCTCCGGGTCGTTCAACCGGTCGGCGCTCAGTCTTCAGGCAGGTGCGCGCACCGGTATGGGCAATGCATTTTCCGGAATCTTCGTCCTCCTGGCAATATTCCCGCTCGCGCCGCTCGTAGCGCACTTGCCGCGTCCGGTGCTGGCAGGCGCGCTGGCAATCACCGCCTGGAGCATGGTCGATTACCGGGCAATTGCTCGCATCTGGCGCGCTGATCGCACCGATGGGGCGATTTCGCTCATCACCCTGGCGGCGACCCTTCTCGTTCCACTCCAGTTTGCCATCATCAGCGGCGTCCTCATGTCGCTCGGCGCATATCTGTGGCGCACCAGCGCGCCGCGGGTGCAGAGCGTGCTGCCAGATGCCGACTTTCGCCACTGGGAGTATCAACCGCATCTGCCGATGTGCCCGCAACTGGCGGTTGTCGATGTGCTTGGCGATCTCTACTTCGGCGCCGTCAACCACGTCGAAGAGCAGATGAACGCATTGATGACCCAAAATCCGTCGCAGCGGTTTCTCCTGTTGCGGATGCACAGCGTCCAGCGTTGCGACATCAGCGGCATCAAAATGCTCCAGATGATTGTGCGCCAGTACCGTGACCGCGGCGGCGGCGTCTATTTTGTGCGTGTGCGCCCGCCGGTGCGTCAGATCATGGACGTCTCCGGTTTTACGCAGTACGTGGGGGAAGACCATTTTCTGGACGAAGACCATGCCATCGACTATCTCTTCCATCGCGTGCTCGATCCGGCAGTCTGCATTTATGAGTGTGAAGTGAAGGCGTTCCGCGAATGTCAGAACCTGCCGAAGCGTCCGTTGCCCGCCGAAGCCATTCCGCTCCTGCCGACAAACGTCGCCCCGGCGCCGGGTTCAACCATTGAGCCGCGCGAATTGTGGCGTCAGATCCGCAGTGCATCCCCGCCGCGCGTCATCGATGTGCGCGAGCCGCGTGAGTACCGTCAGGGGCACATTCCAGGCGCGGAGTTGCTGCCGCTCTACGAACTGCTGACCAATCCCGATCAGGTAAGCCGTGACCGACCTGTCGTCCTGGTTTGCCGGAGTGGGCACCGAAGCGAACGCGCCGCAGCCGCGCTGCTGAGTCGCGGGTTTGGTCGAGTGACCATTCTGAGCGGCGGTATGCTGGCGTGGGAAGCCAGTGATCTGCTGATGGCGGTGGAGTTTGGGGGGGAACGTTGA
- the glpX gene encoding class II fructose-bisphosphatase, which translates to MILSRNTGLDLVRATEAAAISAGRWMGLGRRDEANDAAEQAMAATLDLLDIDGHIVIGEEARSKAKSGLVSGRRVGRGGPPVDVVVDPVDGLRLLAQGRSGAISVAAVAPRGALWSPAPAAYMDKLVVSRETAHALVPECLGAPAGWTLALIARTLGKEIRDLVVFVLDRPRHTDLVNEIRAAGARVMLADDGDIAGAVLAAMPGGPVDLLMGIGGAAEGIIAACAVRSLGGAMLARLAPQSAAEREAVERSGLDIRRVLTCEDMVATNEVFFVATGITDGLLLHGVRYQRDRAETNSLILRCETRTRRIIHAEHLLHDVHAVVGKEREPR; encoded by the coding sequence ATGATCCTGAGCCGCAATACTGGACTCGACCTGGTCCGCGCAACGGAAGCCGCTGCCATCAGCGCCGGGCGATGGATGGGGCTTGGACGTCGTGATGAAGCAAACGACGCGGCTGAGCAGGCAATGGCGGCGACGCTCGATCTGCTCGACATCGACGGACACATCGTTATCGGTGAGGAAGCGCGCTCAAAGGCAAAATCCGGTCTGGTCAGCGGTCGGCGGGTGGGGCGTGGCGGTCCGCCAGTTGATGTCGTTGTCGATCCCGTCGATGGGTTGCGTCTCCTGGCGCAGGGACGCTCCGGCGCCATTTCGGTCGCAGCTGTGGCGCCGCGTGGCGCCCTCTGGTCGCCCGCACCGGCAGCATATATGGATAAACTGGTCGTCAGCCGTGAAACGGCGCACGCGCTGGTGCCGGAATGTCTTGGCGCGCCCGCCGGATGGACGCTGGCGCTGATTGCGCGCACCCTCGGCAAAGAAATCCGCGACCTGGTGGTTTTTGTGCTTGATCGACCACGCCACACCGACCTGGTGAATGAAATTCGCGCAGCCGGTGCGCGCGTGATGCTGGCGGACGATGGCGATATTGCGGGAGCGGTGCTCGCCGCAATGCCGGGCGGACCGGTCGATCTCCTGATGGGAATTGGCGGCGCCGCTGAAGGCATTATTGCCGCCTGTGCGGTGCGTTCGCTGGGAGGTGCGATGCTTGCCCGTCTTGCGCCCCAGAGCGCCGCCGAACGTGAAGCGGTCGAGCGGAGCGGTCTCGACATACGCCGGGTGCTGACCTGCGAAGATATGGTAGCCACCAACGAAGTCTTCTTCGTCGCCACCGGCATCACCGACGGATTATTGTTGCACGGCGTGCGCTATCAGCGCGACCGCGCCGAGACGAATTCGCTTATTCTCCGCTGTGAAACGCGCACACGCCGTATCATTCATGCTGAACACCTGCTTCATGATGTGCATGCCGTTGTAGGAAAGGAGCGAGAACCGCGATGA
- a CDS encoding PAS domain S-box protein yields the protein MTMTNGKIAAIEAENAMLRQRISELEAQLTSRNDHIAPSNHQEIEEFRGFRTLIETAPQAIGIITLDGVITYANAAFCSLIGYDTLIGAHMTMLHFEEDLPVLQASLQDVMHHGVWRGVARLRRRDGSAIPVRINAFVIRDDDGQPMAMTGMFEDLTEELRREERLRLFEALVENAPDAIGVADFKGNIIYANAAYQALTGYGEQLIGMNGFDYIVEEDHRSAQIALARLAEGKAAFLETHIRRKDGSIVPVASTMYAQPAPGGELRIIGFLRDISDQKRAEAERFALQQQVIEAQRAAIRELSTPLIPISETAVIMPLVGAIDSARAQQIIDTLLEGVAAHRAEMAIVDITGVQVVDTQVANALVRAAQAVRLLGAQVILTGIKPQVAQTLVQLGVSLEGIRTTGSLQTGVRLALTGDATKHRNGKP from the coding sequence ATGACCATGACAAACGGGAAAATCGCCGCGATTGAAGCCGAAAACGCCATGCTGCGTCAGCGCATCAGCGAGTTGGAAGCCCAACTGACCTCCCGCAACGACCATATCGCCCCGTCCAACCATCAAGAGATCGAGGAATTTCGCGGTTTTCGCACGCTCATCGAAACGGCGCCGCAAGCCATCGGCATCATCACCCTCGATGGCGTCATCACCTATGCGAATGCTGCATTCTGCTCACTGATCGGCTACGACACGCTGATTGGCGCACATATGACGATGTTGCACTTCGAGGAAGATCTGCCAGTATTGCAGGCAAGTCTGCAGGACGTGATGCACCACGGCGTCTGGCGCGGCGTCGCGCGCCTGCGCCGACGCGACGGCAGCGCCATTCCGGTGCGGATCAACGCCTTCGTCATCCGCGACGACGATGGGCAGCCAATGGCAATGACCGGCATGTTCGAAGACCTCACCGAAGAACTCCGGCGCGAGGAGCGGCTCCGCCTGTTCGAGGCGCTGGTCGAAAACGCCCCCGATGCCATCGGTGTCGCCGATTTCAAGGGCAACATCATCTACGCCAACGCTGCGTATCAGGCGTTGACCGGCTACGGCGAGCAACTGATCGGAATGAATGGCTTCGACTATATTGTTGAAGAGGATCATCGTTCAGCGCAGATCGCACTGGCACGCCTCGCCGAGGGGAAAGCAGCGTTTCTCGAGACGCACATCCGGCGCAAAGATGGCAGCATTGTGCCGGTGGCATCGACGATGTATGCGCAACCCGCGCCGGGCGGCGAGCTGCGGATCATTGGCTTCCTGCGCGACATCAGTGACCAGAAGCGCGCCGAGGCGGAACGCTTCGCGCTCCAGCAGCAGGTAATCGAGGCGCAGCGCGCCGCCATCCGCGAACTCTCCACCCCGCTCATTCCGATCAGCGAGACGGCGGTGATTATGCCGCTGGTCGGCGCCATCGACAGCGCGCGGGCGCAGCAGATCATCGACACCCTGCTCGAAGGGGTCGCCGCTCATCGCGCGGAGATGGCGATTGTTGACATCACCGGGGTGCAGGTGGTCGATACGCAGGTCGCCAATGCGCTGGTGCGCGCCGCGCAGGCGGTGCGGCTGCTGGGGGCGCAGGTGATCCTGACCGGCATCAAGCCGCAGGTGGCGCAGACGCTGGTGCAGCTGGGGGTCAGCCTGGAAGGCATCCGCACCACCGGGTCACTCCAGACCGGCGTGCGCCTGGCGTTGACCGGGGATGCGACGAAACACCGGAATGGCAAACCATAG